TCATTTCTTGGTATGAGAGTCCTACGATAAATTCATGAAATAAATAATCGGATGCATACGGATGCTTGCCATCACTAATTAGCTCTTCTAACGTTTTCTTTTCAGATACTTTCGTAAATAACTTGATACCCATTGCCCATCCTTCTGTTTTCTTAAAGATATTATGTTGAGTATTTAAATCCAAAATATGTTTTGAATTCATGGCTAAATATTGGACTGTTTCCTTATACGAAAACTTTAATTGGATACTATTGATTTCTTGAACAATTGAATCTGCTTTCCAACGAATCAGTGGAAGCGGTAATTGATTTTGACTTGCGATAATAAGCCGGAAGTTTTTCTGGCGATGTTCAATCAATCGTGCAATCGAGCGATGAATGGTCGATTGGGTAATTATTTGATAATCATCGAGGATAAGTTGAATTGTTGTGTTGCTACTGCCAATTTCAGTACTAATTAAGTCAACAAATAGTTTAACTGGAAGTCTCGGTTGTGTGGTTAATAGTGGAAGTAGTCGTTCATACAAATCAGTTTGCAATGTCTGACCAATTGCTTTCGCGATGCTTTTCCAAAAACGTATGGGATCATTGTCAAGGTGATCCAAGGAAATCCACGCGGTTTGGCCGATGAACCGTTCCGCCCATTGTTTAAGAAGTGTTGTTTTTCCATATCCGGCGGGTGCGCAGACAATTGCTAGCTTCTTATCGATACACGAGTCTAGTAATTTAAGGAGTCGTTCCCTGTGGAGTAATCCCGAAATGGCTTCCGAATTAAACAGTTTTGGTTGCTTTGGAACTAACTGTGACATAATACTCCCCCTTTTGTAGCTATAGGAATTTTTTGTTATATATATTTCCAAGTAATGACAATAGTCCCTCTACTTACTTTTATACTATTTTTTCAGAATAGTCAACCCCACTAAAGTATAAGGTTGATAAACGGACATGAATCATTTTCATCAAAACAAAAAAACGATCCCATTCTAGCATGAGATCGTTTTGCTACGTCAATTATTCCCCTTCATCGTACCAAGGATTCAAGTGAATAAGAACTTCATCCACATCATGGTTATTTTCCTTTATCGCTTGTTTAATTTTGCGGATAATATCATGGCCTTCTTGGACTGTTAATTCACCGTGAACGCCTACACGCAAATCTACCAAGACATAGTGACCATGTTCTCTAGCCCGTAGACGATCTATACGTTTGACCTCTGGAATAGAGCTAATTAAAGTCGTAAAATCAGCTAACCTTTCCGGGCTAACGCTTTTCTCCATGAGTGTGTCTAACGCTTCTTTTCCGATTACATAGGCCAGCTTGAAAACTAAAACGGTGACTATGATGCCCGCAATCGGATCTCCGTACGCAAGTATTTTAATGTGATAATAATCTCCAATAAGTGCCAGGCCAATCCCCAATACGGCCGCTAGTGAAGCATATACATCCGCGAGATGATCATACGCAGTGGCTATTAACCCCTTGCTATTCGCTTTCTTTCCAATTCGAATCGTGTATACGTATAAGACTTGTTTCCACACAAGAGAAACAACAGCCGTTATAAATGCGATTATGCTCGCTTTTTCCGGTTCATTAAAAAAGGCCGAGATTGACTCGTAAGCAATATAAATTGCTGCCACACCTAGAATAATTGCCACAATGGCAGAACTTATGACTTCAGCTTTCCCATGTCCATAAGGATGGTCATCATCAGCTGGTCGTTTGGAAATGCGCATGGATGTTAAAGCTGCGGCGCTTGCTACAACGTCGCCGGCATTATGATAGCCGTCAGCAAGAAGAACCGGGCTATGAAAAATTGTACCTACGACAATCTTAAGGATGGTTAATATAATATTGCTAATTAAACTGATCCATACTGCAATTATCGGGGCATTCTCAATCGGTTTTCGGCTCATAAATACACACCTCCAAAATAATCTTTCCCCTAGGAAACAAAAAACCTAGACTGATTTCAGTCTAGGTTTTTGGGTTTCAAAATATAAAGTTTTGTGGAAAATATTTGGGCAATCATTTTCATCACTCACTTTGTTTAGCGGTTAACAAATCATATCATTGTTTTAATGAGGGAGCAAGATTTCAGGGACAGTTTCAGCTAAAAAACCACAATTAAAAACCGCAGTCCCCATTACAGGAACTGCGCTTTTC
The sequence above is drawn from the Sporosarcina sp. 6E9 genome and encodes:
- a CDS encoding cation diffusion facilitator family transporter, with translation MSRKPIENAPIIAVWISLISNIILTILKIVVGTIFHSPVLLADGYHNAGDVVASAAALTSMRISKRPADDDHPYGHGKAEVISSAIVAIILGVAAIYIAYESISAFFNEPEKASIIAFITAVVSLVWKQVLYVYTIRIGKKANSKGLIATAYDHLADVYASLAAVLGIGLALIGDYYHIKILAYGDPIAGIIVTVLVFKLAYVIGKEALDTLMEKSVSPERLADFTTLISSIPEVKRIDRLRAREHGHYVLVDLRVGVHGELTVQEGHDIIRKIKQAIKENNHDVDEVLIHLNPWYDEGE